Proteins encoded within one genomic window of Bacteroides sedimenti:
- a CDS encoding aldo/keto reductase — MQKVILNNGIEMPILGFGVYQVTDDEECERSVYDAIAAGYRSIDTAAAYGNEEAVGKAIKRSGVAREELFITTKLWIQDAGYESTRNAFERSLRNLQLDYLDLYLIHQPFGDVYGSWRAMEELYQEGKIKAIGVSNFQPDRLMDLILHNKVVPAVNQIETHPFCQQIETAKFLQENKVQIESWGPFAEGRNNIFQNELLLSIAQKYRKSVAQIILRWLTQKGIVVIPKSTHKERIIENFNIFDFELAPEDMDAIVALDMNRSSFLDHRDPEIVKWLSTAVF, encoded by the coding sequence ATGCAAAAAGTGATATTAAATAATGGCATTGAAATGCCAATCCTTGGATTTGGTGTTTATCAGGTTACCGATGATGAAGAATGCGAAAGAAGTGTTTATGATGCTATAGCAGCCGGTTATAGGTCAATTGATACTGCCGCTGCTTATGGAAATGAAGAAGCTGTGGGAAAGGCAATCAAAAGAAGTGGTGTAGCAAGAGAAGAATTGTTTATCACCACAAAGCTTTGGATTCAGGATGCCGGTTACGAAAGCACGAGAAATGCTTTTGAGAGATCCTTAAGAAATTTACAGTTGGATTATTTGGACTTGTATTTAATTCATCAACCTTTTGGAGATGTTTATGGCTCTTGGCGAGCTATGGAAGAGCTCTATCAAGAGGGTAAAATCAAAGCTATAGGTGTCAGCAATTTCCAACCTGACCGTTTGATGGATTTAATACTCCATAATAAAGTAGTTCCAGCTGTAAATCAGATTGAGACTCATCCGTTTTGCCAACAAATCGAAACTGCAAAATTCTTACAAGAAAATAAAGTTCAGATTGAATCATGGGGACCATTTGCTGAGGGCAGAAATAATATCTTCCAAAATGAACTGCTGTTATCTATTGCACAGAAATACAGAAAGAGTGTTGCTCAGATAATTCTGCGCTGGTTAACGCAAAAAGGTATTGTGGTGATTCCCAAATCCACCCATAAAGAAAGAATCATTGAGAACTTTAATATTTTCGATTTTGAACTAGCCCCGGAAGATATGGATGCAATTGTAGCACTCGATATGAATCGCAGTAGTTTTCTTGATCATCGTGATCCGGAAATAGTTAAATGGTTAAGTACCGCAGTATTTTAA
- a CDS encoding cupin domain-containing carboxymuconolactone decarboxylase family protein — protein MKNLVTISIVAAILLFSQYNQLKAQNMIEKNPKVSNFPVGDKLPEMYSKYFIGQAYLAPLTKNKDLNCPISNVTFEPGCRNNWHSHTGGQILVVVGGKGYYQAKGEAARLLLPGDVVEISANVVHWHGAGPDSWFSHLAIETNPQNSKNTWLEAVDDEQYKKATDASKSDPINLTNAAIKNHEELWPGYISKIAKTDPELIQIFDNWAFGEVISDGNIDTKTRVIMIMGSTIAQGALTEYKMFVNGALNVGVTPVEIKEILYQSVAYVGVAKVIDFINAANEIFTEHGIALPLKGQSTTNRETRFEKGLALQKDIFGEVIDKMYEQAPKNQLHIQKYLSANCFGDYQTRTGLDTKTRELLTFSMLISMGGTESQVKGHILGNVKVGNDKETLLSVTTQLLPYIGYPRTLNALKFLNEVIPE, from the coding sequence ATGAAGAACTTAGTAACAATTTCAATAGTTGCTGCAATTCTGTTATTCAGTCAATACAATCAATTAAAGGCACAAAATATGATAGAAAAAAATCCCAAAGTCAGTAATTTCCCAGTGGGAGACAAATTGCCCGAAATGTATTCTAAATACTTCATCGGACAGGCTTATTTAGCTCCGTTGACAAAAAATAAAGATTTAAATTGTCCCATATCTAATGTGACCTTTGAACCGGGTTGTCGAAATAACTGGCATAGCCATACTGGTGGTCAAATCCTTGTTGTAGTAGGTGGAAAAGGATATTATCAGGCTAAAGGTGAAGCGGCACGTTTGCTTTTACCCGGTGATGTGGTTGAGATTTCGGCTAATGTGGTTCACTGGCACGGTGCTGGTCCGGATAGTTGGTTTTCGCATTTGGCAATTGAAACAAATCCACAGAATAGCAAAAACACCTGGTTAGAAGCTGTGGATGACGAGCAATATAAAAAAGCAACTGACGCTTCAAAAAGTGACCCCATCAACTTAACGAATGCGGCTATTAAAAATCATGAAGAATTATGGCCCGGTTATATCTCTAAAATAGCTAAAACTGATCCAGAATTGATTCAGATATTCGATAATTGGGCTTTCGGCGAGGTCATTAGCGATGGTAACATCGACACCAAAACCCGGGTGATAATGATTATGGGTTCCACCATTGCTCAAGGTGCACTTACGGAATATAAAATGTTTGTAAATGGAGCTCTCAATGTGGGTGTTACACCTGTTGAAATAAAGGAAATTCTGTATCAATCGGTTGCTTATGTTGGAGTGGCAAAGGTGATAGACTTTATTAATGCCGCAAACGAGATATTTACAGAACATGGTATTGCTTTACCTCTGAAAGGGCAATCTACTACCAATCGTGAAACACGTTTTGAGAAGGGATTGGCTCTTCAAAAGGATATTTTTGGAGAGGTTATTGATAAAATGTACGAGCAAGCACCGAAGAATCAGCTGCATATACAAAAGTATCTATCGGCAAATTGCTTTGGTGATTATCAAACTCGTACAGGTTTAGATACAAAGACAAGAGAACTTTTAACTTTCTCCATGCTCATCAGCATGGGTGGCACTGAATCGCAGGTAAAAGGACATATTCTTGGAAACGTTAAAGTGGGCAATGACAAAGAAACATTGTTGAGTGTAACCACACAACTTTTACCATATATAGGATATCCTCGTACCTTGAATGCATTGAAATTTTTAAATGAAGTTATACCTGAATAA
- a CDS encoding flavodoxin, whose product MNSENKNILIAYYSRSGNNYVGGSIVNLPVGNTEVIAKMIQEMTGGDLFKIETVDSYPEDYTQATEVAQSELNMDARPELSTNLENTDKYDIIFIGYPNWWGTMPMSVFTFFEEYDLSGKVIIPFCTHEGSGLSRSVKDIEKLNPNSEVFPALAIRGGSVQSPSSRKSVEMWLKDNDIL is encoded by the coding sequence ATGAATTCAGAAAATAAAAACATTTTAATCGCATATTATTCACGATCAGGCAATAACTATGTTGGCGGGTCAATCGTTAATCTGCCTGTTGGTAATACGGAAGTGATAGCCAAGATGATTCAGGAAATGACTGGTGGTGATCTCTTTAAGATAGAGACTGTGGATTCTTATCCAGAAGATTATACTCAGGCTACGGAGGTTGCACAAAGTGAACTAAACATGGATGCCAGACCAGAATTATCAACTAATCTTGAAAATACAGATAAATATGATATTATATTTATTGGATATCCTAACTGGTGGGGAACAATGCCTATGTCGGTTTTCACTTTCTTTGAAGAATATGACTTATCAGGAAAAGTAATTATACCATTTTGCACTCACGAGGGCAGTGGATTATCAAGAAGCGTAAAGGACATTGAAAAGCTTAATCCGAATTCAGAAGTGTTTCCGGCTTTGGCCATTCGAGGAGGAAGTGTGCAATCTCCATCTTCTAGAAAAAGCGTGGAAATGTGGTTAAAGGACAACGATATTTTATAA
- a CDS encoding aldo/keto reductase produces the protein MKYRKLGNSGLEVSEMGLGCMGMSSGYGPASDVKEMTKLIHAALVRGINFFDTAEIYGPYINEVLVGNALVHVRDKVVIATKFGIKYANGNQELDSRPEIIRASVEGSLKRLKTDVIDLYYLHRVDVNVPIEDVAGTIKDFMKEGKVKHWGLSEACVQTIRKAHAVCPVTAVQSEYSMMWRKPEEELLPALEEMGIGFVPFSPLGKGFLTGAINKNAKFEGSDFRSIVPRFTSENLNANQVLVNFIREIAAQKNATPAQVALAWVIAQKPWIVPIPGTRKMERLEENINALNIEFSPGEIAHINESLSKIEIKGARYPEDLEKRTGR, from the coding sequence ATGAAATACAGAAAATTAGGAAATAGTGGCCTTGAAGTTTCTGAAATGGGACTAGGTTGTATGGGGATGAGCTCGGGTTACGGTCCAGCATCTGATGTTAAAGAAATGACTAAGTTAATTCACGCTGCATTAGTTAGAGGTATTAACTTTTTCGATACTGCCGAGATTTATGGTCCTTACATTAATGAAGTACTTGTTGGTAATGCATTGGTACACGTACGTGATAAAGTTGTTATTGCCACAAAGTTTGGTATTAAGTATGCGAATGGAAATCAGGAACTAGATAGCCGTCCCGAAATTATTCGTGCATCTGTTGAAGGATCTTTGAAGCGTCTTAAAACGGATGTAATAGATTTGTATTATCTGCACCGTGTGGATGTAAATGTACCTATTGAAGATGTGGCAGGAACAATCAAGGATTTTATGAAAGAAGGTAAAGTAAAACATTGGGGACTTTCTGAGGCTTGTGTTCAGACTATTCGTAAAGCTCATGCCGTGTGTCCGGTAACTGCCGTACAAAGTGAATATTCCATGATGTGGCGTAAACCTGAAGAAGAACTTCTTCCGGCACTTGAAGAAATGGGCATTGGGTTCGTACCATTCAGTCCCCTCGGGAAAGGCTTTCTTACAGGTGCAATCAACAAGAATGCAAAATTCGAAGGCTCTGATTTCCGCAGCATTGTTCCGCGTTTTACATCAGAGAATCTGAATGCGAACCAGGTCTTAGTGAATTTTATTCGTGAAATTGCTGCACAAAAGAATGCCACACCTGCACAAGTTGCTCTGGCCTGGGTCATAGCCCAAAAGCCATGGATTGTTCCAATTCCGGGAACCCGCAAGATGGAAAGGCTCGAAGAAAACATAAATGCGCTAAATATTGAGTTTTCCCCCGGTGAGATTGCTCATATCAATGAGTCTCTTTCAAAGATTGAGATAAAAGGTGCACGCTATCCTGAAGATTTGGAAAAAAGAACAGGACGATAA
- a CDS encoding iron-containing alcohol dehydrogenase yields MKDFTFYNPTRIEFGTEKEKNIGKYIAEYGVSKVLIIYGSDRIKKNGLFDVVAKSLADNGISFEELGGVQSNPLLSKVYEGIQLAKAKGLEAVLAVGGGSVLDSSKAIAAGAAYEGDVWDFFIYKAVPNNALKIFDIMTLAATGSEMNNYAVVTKDETKQKLSLAGAATFPTVSVINPELQTSVTKEYLVYSAADIFAHSLDMYLSATYLPEFIAGHVENILKTVIRTTEILLTDAGNLEARGEFAWAATQALNFTTFCGVENNRFDTHFIEHTLSAEYNIAHGAGLSIIVPAWMKWQKNNLPERFGRFAKNIFNVEGADSGIEALKNWYVKIGTPVTLKEGNIPEGDIPALVEKLSAIASMWGAEGFYTKEMITTVLENAR; encoded by the coding sequence ATGAAAGATTTCACATTTTACAATCCTACCCGGATAGAATTCGGAACAGAAAAAGAGAAAAATATAGGAAAATACATTGCTGAATATGGCGTTTCAAAAGTATTAATCATTTATGGTTCAGACCGAATAAAGAAGAACGGCTTGTTTGACGTCGTAGCTAAGTCTTTGGCCGATAACGGAATAAGTTTTGAAGAGTTGGGCGGTGTGCAAAGCAATCCACTGTTAAGCAAGGTGTATGAAGGTATTCAACTCGCTAAAGCAAAAGGTCTGGAAGCTGTACTGGCTGTTGGTGGCGGTTCTGTGTTGGATTCATCAAAAGCTATTGCAGCAGGAGCTGCCTACGAAGGTGATGTTTGGGATTTCTTTATCTATAAGGCTGTTCCCAATAATGCCTTGAAGATTTTCGACATTATGACACTCGCGGCTACCGGTAGCGAGATGAACAACTATGCAGTTGTTACAAAAGATGAAACGAAACAAAAGCTGAGTCTTGCCGGTGCTGCCACATTCCCGACTGTCTCGGTAATAAACCCTGAACTGCAGACTTCTGTTACCAAAGAATACCTGGTTTATTCGGCCGCTGATATTTTCGCACATAGTTTAGATATGTACCTATCGGCTACCTATTTACCCGAATTTATTGCCGGACACGTTGAAAATATTCTGAAGACGGTTATCAGAACAACTGAAATTCTGTTGACAGATGCCGGTAACCTTGAGGCAAGAGGTGAATTTGCCTGGGCTGCTACACAAGCCTTGAATTTCACCACTTTTTGCGGAGTAGAAAACAACCGGTTCGATACCCATTTTATAGAGCATACGCTATCGGCCGAATATAATATTGCACACGGCGCAGGCTTGTCTATTATAGTTCCGGCGTGGATGAAATGGCAAAAGAACAATCTTCCAGAACGCTTTGGACGCTTTGCTAAAAACATTTTCAATGTTGAAGGTGCAGATTCAGGAATAGAGGCACTTAAAAACTGGTATGTAAAAATCGGAACTCCCGTTACATTAAAAGAAGGCAACATTCCGGAAGGCGACATTCCTGCACTGGTCGAAAAATTATCTGCTATTGCCAGCATGTGGGGAGCTGAAGGCTTCTATACCAAAGAGATGATAACAACTGTGCTTGAAAATGCCAGATAA
- a CDS encoding TolC family protein, translating to MRKRDIILIGLLLCCITSISAQEMLTLEQCKKLAVENNVKMRNARLEQSASSEVKKEAFTKYFPVVSAMGTGIDANKGMMEMNIMGMGLPLMKNGVVGAITAIQPVFTGGRIIYGNKLAKLGEEVSSYQLQLSEDEVTFNAEQYFWQIVSLQEKMKTVQVVETQLSNLHKDVSVSFDAGIITRNDVLRVELKQNEIASNKLSLENGISIARLALNQYLGTPNKEYLLDTIPFTVISSPLEFRMNHEEALQKRAEYRLLGKNVEASRVQTKMKTGEYMPQVAVGAGYVYHDLLDNKHNFAMAFATVSVPLSGWWGGSHAIKKLKLNQQMAENTKQSNSELLLIQMQQLWNELEEAYKQVKLAEKSVQSSTENLRLNNEYYKAGTVALSDLLDAQTLMQQSRNQETEAKVNFLIKKSRYLQVTGR from the coding sequence ATGAGAAAAAGAGATATAATACTGATAGGACTTCTGCTTTGTTGCATAACAAGCATCTCCGCTCAAGAGATGCTGACTCTGGAACAATGCAAGAAACTCGCAGTTGAGAATAACGTTAAAATGAGGAATGCCAGGTTGGAACAATCGGCATCGAGCGAAGTGAAGAAAGAAGCTTTCACCAAGTACTTTCCGGTTGTCAGCGCAATGGGGACTGGAATCGATGCCAACAAAGGCATGATGGAAATGAACATCATGGGGATGGGACTACCTTTAATGAAGAACGGTGTTGTAGGAGCTATAACCGCCATTCAGCCGGTTTTCACTGGAGGGCGGATTATCTACGGAAACAAACTGGCAAAACTGGGAGAAGAGGTGAGCAGCTACCAGCTTCAGCTTTCGGAAGATGAAGTTACGTTCAATGCTGAGCAGTACTTTTGGCAGATTGTTTCCCTGCAGGAGAAGATGAAAACCGTTCAGGTAGTGGAAACGCAGTTAAGCAACTTGCACAAGGATGTAAGTGTATCATTCGATGCCGGAATCATCACCAGAAACGATGTACTCCGGGTTGAATTAAAACAAAATGAAATTGCCAGCAATAAACTGTCACTGGAAAACGGCATTTCCATTGCCCGGTTAGCTTTGAACCAATACCTGGGTACACCCAACAAAGAGTATCTGCTCGATACGATCCCATTCACGGTGATAAGCTCACCGCTTGAATTTAGGATGAATCATGAAGAGGCGCTTCAAAAGCGGGCTGAATACAGGTTACTAGGCAAGAACGTGGAAGCCAGCCGGGTTCAGACAAAAATGAAAACCGGAGAATATATGCCGCAAGTAGCCGTTGGAGCAGGTTATGTGTACCACGACCTACTGGATAATAAACATAACTTTGCCATGGCATTTGCCACAGTCTCGGTTCCTCTTTCCGGATGGTGGGGAGGTTCGCACGCAATCAAAAAACTTAAGTTGAACCAGCAAATGGCAGAGAACACAAAACAGAGCAACAGTGAACTGCTTCTTATCCAGATGCAGCAATTGTGGAATGAGCTGGAAGAGGCTTATAAGCAGGTAAAGCTGGCAGAAAAATCGGTTCAGTCGTCCACTGAAAACCTACGGCTAAACAACGAATATTACAAAGCCGGTACAGTGGCTCTCAGTGATTTGCTCGATGCTCAAACTCTGATGCAGCAAAGCAGAAATCAGGAAACCGAAGCGAAAGTAAACTTCTTAATCAAGAAATCCAGATATCTGCAGGTTACGGGAAGATAA